The Nitrospira sp. KM1 genome includes a window with the following:
- a CDS encoding RtcB family protein, with product MNLQTDMQVNRISDQIWEIPPSEKPGMLVPARIYASRNILQSMDRGVFDQVTNVACMPGIVRHALCMPDGHWGYGFPIGGVAAFDVHSGVISPGGVGYDVNCGMRLIRTDLTLGDVQPRLERLLDTLFRNVPAGVGAGGFVRLDRKASDAVMVGGARWCVEQGYGWHGDLARIEEGGAIDGADPSTVTDRAVGRGINQLGTLGSGNHYLEIQVVSNDGVFDPATAAALGVSGHEQIVVMVHCGSRGFGHQVASDYLKMFEKAMRRHGITVKDPQLACAPFHSPEGRDYFSAMNCAANTAFANRQVITHQVRNAFTEVFGLSGEELGMELVYDVAHNIAKVERYAEGELLVHRKGATRAFGPGHPELADAFRETGQPVICGGSMETGSYLLVGTDQAVAETFGSTMHGAGRIMSRAQAKKMVRGDQLQQQMKRRGILVKAISMSGLAEEAGCAYKNISEVVETVERAGITKKVAELRPIGNIKG from the coding sequence ATGAACTTACAGACGGACATGCAGGTGAACCGGATCAGCGATCAGATCTGGGAGATTCCTCCATCGGAAAAACCCGGCATGCTGGTTCCGGCGCGAATTTATGCGTCCCGGAATATTCTCCAATCGATGGACCGCGGAGTATTCGACCAAGTGACCAACGTCGCCTGCATGCCCGGCATCGTCCGCCATGCGCTTTGTATGCCGGACGGACATTGGGGGTATGGGTTTCCGATCGGCGGGGTGGCGGCTTTCGATGTGCATTCCGGTGTCATCTCACCCGGCGGCGTAGGCTACGATGTCAATTGCGGGATGCGTCTGATCCGGACGGATCTGACGTTAGGCGATGTGCAGCCTCGCTTGGAGCGATTGCTCGATACGCTGTTCCGGAACGTTCCGGCCGGGGTGGGGGCCGGGGGTTTCGTGCGGCTGGATCGCAAAGCATCCGATGCCGTCATGGTCGGCGGCGCGCGGTGGTGTGTCGAGCAGGGCTATGGCTGGCACGGCGATCTCGCTCGAATCGAGGAAGGCGGGGCGATCGACGGTGCGGATCCGTCCACCGTGACCGATCGCGCCGTAGGACGCGGGATCAATCAACTCGGAACGTTGGGGTCGGGCAATCACTATCTGGAAATTCAAGTCGTTTCGAACGATGGCGTGTTCGATCCCGCGACGGCCGCCGCACTGGGAGTCAGTGGCCACGAGCAGATCGTCGTCATGGTGCATTGTGGCTCGCGAGGGTTCGGGCATCAAGTGGCCTCGGACTATCTAAAGATGTTTGAGAAGGCGATGCGACGGCATGGGATCACCGTCAAGGACCCGCAGCTCGCCTGCGCGCCCTTTCATTCGCCGGAAGGCCGTGACTATTTTTCCGCCATGAATTGCGCGGCGAATACGGCCTTCGCGAACCGCCAGGTGATCACGCATCAGGTTCGCAACGCGTTCACGGAGGTCTTTGGTCTATCCGGGGAGGAACTGGGGATGGAGCTGGTCTACGACGTGGCGCATAACATCGCCAAGGTCGAACGCTATGCGGAAGGGGAGTTGCTGGTCCATCGAAAGGGGGCGACGCGCGCGTTCGGCCCCGGTCACCCGGAGCTGGCGGACGCGTTTCGTGAGACCGGTCAACCGGTCATCTGTGGCGGATCGATGGAAACCGGTTCGTACCTCCTCGTGGGTACGGACCAGGCCGTGGCCGAGACGTTTGGGTCAACCATGCACGGTGCCGGCAGGATCATGTCGCGGGCTCAAGCGAAAAAAATGGTACGAGGTGATCAGCTTCAACAGCAGATGAAGCGCCGGGGGATCCTGGTCAAGGCGATCTCGATGTCGGGGCTCGCCGAGGAGGCTGGGTGTGCGTATAAGAATATTTCCGAAGTGGTTGAGACGGTCGAGCGGGCAGGAATCACAAAAAAAGTGGCGGAACTGAGACCGATCGGCAATATAAAGGGCTAG
- a CDS encoding RHS repeat domain-containing protein: MSVPSVWTRADYADSSFTTFTYDAVGRLTRATDSISGAIDFFYDNLDRLVLELSPQGAVAYEYDAIGRRITMTVAGQAPVMYQYDAASRLTQVAQGSLSIGIGYDAAGRRTTLTYPNGTSTSYTYDNASRLLTITHNGPAGVIESLTYTYDAAGNRTSLTRANGAASVLPASVTSATYDAANQQTAFAGTTHTFDANGNLTNDGTNTYTWDARNRLIGISGGATANFVYDPLGRRESKTIGGTTTQFVYDGNDIAQEIQGGTVAAAYLRSLNIDEPFIRQTGVAHEYYHADALGSSLVLSNAAGGSVTTYAYEPFGKTTVAGTNANTLQFTGRENDGTGLYYYRARYYSPLLPRFTNEDSLDLSEIILLAQGDQTEVPDPEFIALLRSTVLANPLLGNRYSYALSNPVNFSDPTGEIIPQLIGCTLGAGISVGVDVFSGRKINLLDASLGCALGAFGGFGYGKAFKFGLHDPHHYFPLFGRNLSHFQVNWWQKGVSGSGNAFRIPIPPSIYKIFKP, encoded by the coding sequence TTGTCTGTCCCGTCCGTTTGGACGAGAGCGGACTATGCGGACAGCTCCTTCACGACATTCACGTACGACGCAGTGGGCCGATTGACCAGAGCGACGGACAGCATCAGCGGCGCCATCGATTTCTTCTATGACAATCTGGATCGGCTTGTTTTGGAACTCTCTCCGCAGGGTGCGGTGGCCTATGAGTACGATGCCATTGGAAGACGAATCACGATGACGGTGGCCGGTCAGGCGCCGGTGATGTATCAGTACGATGCCGCGTCACGGTTGACGCAAGTGGCGCAGGGTTCGTTGAGCATTGGGATTGGCTATGACGCCGCAGGCCGGCGGACCACCCTCACCTACCCCAACGGCACGAGCACCAGTTACACGTATGACAATGCCTCACGGCTCTTGACCATCACGCACAACGGACCAGCCGGTGTAATTGAAAGCCTGACGTACACCTACGATGCCGCGGGCAATCGCACGAGCTTGACCAGAGCGAATGGTGCTGCGTCGGTGCTGCCTGCATCGGTGACTTCAGCCACCTACGACGCGGCGAATCAGCAAACAGCGTTTGCCGGGACCACACACACGTTCGATGCCAACGGGAACCTGACGAACGATGGGACGAACACCTACACCTGGGATGCCAGAAATAGGTTAATCGGGATTAGTGGAGGAGCCACCGCGAACTTTGTCTACGATCCGCTGGGGCGACGGGAGAGCAAAACGATTGGGGGCACGACCACGCAGTTTGTCTATGACGGCAATGACATTGCGCAGGAGATCCAAGGCGGTACGGTAGCAGCGGCCTACCTGCGATCCTTAAATATCGATGAGCCGTTTATCCGGCAAACCGGAGTAGCGCACGAGTATTACCATGCGGATGCGTTGGGCAGCAGTCTTGTACTGAGTAATGCAGCTGGTGGGTCAGTAACGACGTATGCATATGAGCCTTTTGGTAAGACGACGGTGGCGGGGACAAATGCAAATACGCTTCAATTCACCGGGCGAGAAAATGACGGGACAGGTTTGTACTATTATCGTGCCCGCTATTACAGTCCACTGCTTCCTCGCTTCACAAATGAAGACTCTCTTGATCTAAGCGAGATCATCCTTCTGGCCCAAGGAGATCAAACAGAAGTGCCAGATCCAGAGTTTATAGCTCTCTTGCGCTCAACGGTTCTTGCTAATCCATTATTAGGCAACAGATATTCATATGCGCTGAGCAATCCGGTGAATTTCAGTGACCCCACAGGAGAAATTATCCCACAGTTGATTGGATGCACTCTTGGAGCAGGGATCAGTGTTGGCGTCGATGTTTTCTCTGGACGGAAGATCAATCTGCTTGATGCAAGTCTCGGATGTGCGTTAGGTGCCTTTGGAGGGTTCGGTTATGGTAAGGCATTCAAATTTGGTCTGCACGATCCCCACCATTATTTCCCACTATTTGGCAGGAATCTGTCTCACTTCCAGGTGAACTGGTGGCAGAAAGGAGTGAGTGGCAGTGGTAACGCATTTCGCATCCCAATACCTCCATCAATTTATAAGATCTTCAAACCATAG
- a CDS encoding transposase, translating into MARPLRIEYPGAVYHVTNRGNARHNIVANDRDRAQFLTLLAHVIGRFGWLCHAYCLMDNHYHLLLETPRPNLSRGMRQLNGRYTQAYNRRHQRVGHLFQGRFTAILVEKDAHLLELCRYVVLNPVRAKMVTHPRLWTWSSYRGTAGETAGPVWLTMDWVWGQFGSRLREAQLHYRQFVAEGRGGPRPWDHVQGQIYLGSEAFIEQHQPNRVIQEIPRRQTHAKRPPLHAVFQRRGRETQLIAVAYRQYGYRLHEIATHLGVHYATVSRRLKQAEQAHV; encoded by the coding sequence ATGGCACGGCCCTTACGCATCGAATACCCTGGGGCGGTCTATCATGTGACCAATCGCGGGAATGCGCGGCACAATATTGTGGCAAACGACCGCGATCGTGCACAATTCCTGACGCTCCTTGCGCATGTCATTGGCCGATTTGGGTGGCTGTGTCACGCATACTGTCTCATGGACAATCACTATCATCTCCTGCTGGAAACGCCACGGCCCAATCTGTCACGCGGCATGCGTCAACTCAACGGCCGCTATACCCAAGCGTACAACCGTCGACACCAACGGGTCGGGCATCTCTTCCAAGGCCGGTTCACGGCGATTCTTGTGGAGAAGGACGCGCATCTCCTGGAGCTGTGTCGGTATGTGGTCCTCAATCCAGTTCGCGCCAAGATGGTGACGCATCCGCGCCTCTGGACCTGGAGTAGTTATCGCGGGACCGCTGGAGAGACGGCTGGCCCGGTATGGCTCACGATGGACTGGGTGTGGGGACAATTTGGCTCGCGCCTGCGGGAGGCACAACTCCATTATCGGCAGTTTGTCGCCGAAGGCCGAGGGGGACCGCGCCCCTGGGACCATGTGCAAGGGCAAATCTATCTGGGCTCCGAAGCGTTCATTGAGCAACATCAACCCAATCGCGTGATTCAGGAGATCCCTCGACGCCAGACACACGCGAAACGGCCACCATTGCATGCCGTGTTTCAGCGCCGAGGCCGAGAGACGCAGTTGATCGCTGTCGCCTATCGGCAGTACGGTTATCGGTTGCATGAGATCGCCACGCATCTTGGCGTGCACTATGCCACGGTGAGTCGGCGACTCAAGCAGGCAGAGCAGGCCCATGTATGA
- a CDS encoding archease, whose product MRPVCAACYNRVRASKFQSFSDHFNQTMTWSFRFLDDIAVADIAFEAQGNTVEELFSGATRALIETLADPGTIGAVWQREIHRSESDLSALLFDWLSDIVYWKDAEGVVFHDAPLTVTSEAGHWTLNARLIGAPVNRAAQELRNDVKGVTKHLYEVNQEAERWQARVVLDV is encoded by the coding sequence ATGCGCCCGGTGTGTGCGGCCTGCTACAATCGTGTCCGCGCATCGAAGTTCCAGTCGTTCTCGGATCATTTTAACCAGACCATGACGTGGTCCTTTCGTTTCCTCGACGACATTGCGGTGGCGGATATCGCCTTCGAGGCGCAGGGAAATACAGTCGAGGAGTTGTTTTCTGGGGCGACACGGGCATTGATCGAGACGCTGGCTGATCCCGGTACGATCGGCGCCGTATGGCAGCGCGAGATTCACCGGAGCGAATCCGACTTGTCAGCGCTGCTCTTCGACTGGCTCTCGGACATCGTCTATTGGAAGGATGCGGAAGGTGTGGTCTTCCATGATGCGCCGCTGACCGTGACGAGCGAAGCGGGGCATTGGACGTTGAACGCCAGGTTGATCGGAGCGCCGGTGAATCGGGCGGCGCAGGAGTTGAGAAACGATGTGAAAGGCGTCACCAAGCACCTCTATGAAGTGAATCAGGAGGCAGAACGATGGCAGGCGAGGGTGGTGCTGGATGTGTAA
- a CDS encoding RHS repeat domain-containing protein, whose product MTMPIWRTIVGGVVFLLFLLMGPSAGSADQAQYYYDELGRLIGVVNDQGDAAVYNYDAVGNLLAIQRFTSSGGGVGLFLIAPGSSIVNTNVEIRGFGFTVPPSSNQVQFNGVTAAVVSGSGGSLFVTVPPGATTGPVTVTNANGTAASPSAFTVLVPPIITGVEPVRVAQGVTTRGTIEGFNLKTASAVQFTQAGLTATILAGATDDTLPITMTIAASVPPGTYPFSVTTPGGTAQSGAITIEIRPGAPAFTVTSVLTVKMPVIATVPATTAPTGPSASTSAAATVQMLLNTTVPATSAPTGASASTSAAATVQMPLDTTVPATSAPTGASASVSAVNSIEMP is encoded by the coding sequence ATGACCATGCCGATATGGCGCACGATCGTAGGCGGGGTTGTCTTCCTGCTCTTTCTCTTGATGGGACCGAGCGCCGGCTCCGCCGACCAAGCGCAGTACTATTACGATGAGCTGGGACGATTGATCGGCGTCGTAAACGACCAGGGAGACGCGGCGGTCTACAACTACGACGCCGTCGGTAATCTACTAGCCATTCAGCGGTTCACGTCGAGTGGCGGGGGTGTGGGCCTCTTCCTCATTGCGCCGGGTAGCTCGATCGTGAATACGAACGTCGAAATCCGAGGGTTCGGATTCACGGTTCCGCCGTCCAGCAATCAAGTCCAGTTCAATGGCGTCACGGCCGCCGTGGTGTCCGGCAGCGGTGGGTCGCTCTTTGTCACCGTCCCGCCCGGTGCCACGACTGGACCGGTGACGGTGACCAACGCCAACGGCACTGCGGCGAGCCCGAGCGCGTTCACCGTGCTCGTGCCGCCGATCATCACCGGCGTGGAGCCTGTGCGGGTGGCGCAAGGGGTGACGACGCGAGGGACCATCGAGGGCTTCAATCTCAAAACGGCCTCTGCGGTGCAATTCACACAAGCCGGGCTCACGGCCACGATTCTTGCCGGGGCCACCGACGACACGTTGCCGATTACTATGACGATTGCGGCCAGCGTCCCTCCGGGGACGTATCCATTTTCGGTCACGACCCCGGGCGGCACCGCTCAGAGCGGAGCAATCACGATCGAGATACGACCCGGGGCGCCGGCCTTTACCGTCACGAGCGTGCTGACGGTCAAGATGCCGGTCATCGCTACTGTGCCCGCAACCACTGCACCGACAGGTCCATCGGCATCAACGAGCGCTGCCGCGACGGTGCAGATGCTGCTTAATACAACTGTGCCCGCGACCAGTGCACCCACTGGAGCCTCGGCGTCAACGAGCGCTGCCGCGACGGTGCAGATGCCGCTCGATACAACTGTGCCCGCGACCAGTGCACCCACTGGAGCCTCAGCGTCGGTGAGTGCGGTGAACAGTATCGAGATGCCATGA
- a CDS encoding RHS repeat-associated core domain-containing protein — protein MTRRYASGGLLIGLLAVLAASPVAQAQTGTDFFLHGTGPDNNPPTLFLNTTAPAAAAAKFRDSAGVNFNGGNLWKDIGTWPAASSLTTGTLTALSDLHVWLGLKNSDDQGTQFDLRAEVLKNGAVIATGLTRCITGIVRNANQAKEAIVAFGSVPSIPFDGTTDQLAIKISTRIGTNPNDTKCPGHNNAVGLRLYFDAANRQARFDATFVTQQTPTITNFTPTEGPAGTSVTITGTNFDPVPANNTVKFNGVTAAVTAASAISLTATVPVGATTGPITVTTAAGTATSATNFTVLAAPAITGFSPATGRAGVTVTVTGTNFVNVQSVTFNGIPATSVIVQNATTLAAVVPPAATTGPLAVATAGGVATSTGHFVVIPTQDMQLSVLPATITIPSSGEASFAVALAGSGGFTNVATLAATGLPGGMTASFRNATLTAGQSTRLTVTTNGAVPAGPISLTVTATGLVNGVSTTRSVPVTAQVLASGVTMLVGLVLDEDDQPVKGALVTLGAMQASTDDGGNFAMQNPPVGAEQLLLIDGGPASTPQHSLPVIPYKVTIVAGQANVLSFVPHLHFQKTTGLVDISNSGVERLVTDPELPGFQMTIPAGAVITGWDHQENTQVSVRQVPLDRTPIPPLPGDRVGVSSYMDYFDKPGGGTPSEPIPITFPNDLGAPPGTQVELWYYDEAPDGSRPNQMAQYGTGTVSANGSQIVPDIDPATGKPFGQPRFCCGSVMPAWLRTLLDFVSGLVGGPAVAAGGEGEAGGDPVDLGTGIFVLKKTDLVLPGRLPVTITRTYRTLGTNLGPFGLGTSHTYDVILRQDGDLRRLLLPGGARVAFPKQPDGTFRNLTDPAYRGAVLTEGGGGHSLRFKDGAVWAFGPPSFNVSFLIAQADRNGNQLTFTRTGSTGTLTTITDAVGRQVQFTYINDRVTEILDPLGRRVTYAYDNSGRLATVMDPEGGVTRYTYDTQGRMLTLTDARGLTFLTNEYDGAGRVSRQTQADGGLWQFAYQTNSGVITQTTVTDPRGHVTTGRFNGQGYTLERTDGQGQATRSLRDVATNQVLATTDPLGRTTQFEYDAAGNVTKIVDPALHETRFTYDAQFNRVTTITDALNHVTEFTYDPANGNLLTVKDPLNHVTTITYNAFGQPLTVTDPLTHQTTFAYDANGNLITTTDPLGNATQRAYDAVSRLTNLTDPRQLQTQFRYDGLNRVTEIADARQGITRFGYDPNGNLLSVQDAKLQPTTYTYDSMDRLGTRTDALDRSESYHYDPAGNLTQFTDRKSQPATFTYDALDRRTRADYADSSFTTFTYDAVGRLTRATDSVSGAIDFFYDNLDRLILEVTPLGAVAYAYDAIGRRTTMTVAGQAPVTYQYDAASRLTQVVQGSLIVGIGYDAAGRRTSLTYSNGTSTAYTYDNASRLTHILHQGPSVTTIEELTYTYDAAGNRTSLTRANSTASLLPAAVASATYDAANQQTAFAGTTHTFDANGNLTNDGTNTYTWDARNRLIGLSGGATASFSYDPLGRRFSKTLGGVTTQFVYDGNDIAQELQSGVSVAAYLRSLNIDEPFIRQTGSGNEHYHADVLGSSLALSDAQGASSTTYTYEPFGKTTVTGTSVNMFQFTGRENDETGLYYYRARYYSPRFQRFTREDPIRLRGKQLNIYAYVKNNPIVLKDPTGLTACACGEIATVITRVGPLGALIGNHLADEARTLAASMAGSGQVPHNNQFDAFRHCYWSCRMTQVMTPDAAAIIGDIHEECDSVQLPQEYNMDSYNNMVGRTFGMPGTDCRSACTGAMQGGVLQTFPY, from the coding sequence GTGACGAGACGGTACGCATCGGGCGGCCTCCTGATCGGCCTGCTGGCCGTACTCGCGGCCAGCCCCGTGGCCCAGGCACAAACCGGCACCGACTTCTTTCTGCATGGCACCGGACCCGATAACAACCCGCCGACCCTGTTTCTGAATACGACTGCGCCGGCGGCGGCCGCCGCGAAGTTCCGCGATTCAGCCGGGGTGAACTTCAACGGCGGCAACCTGTGGAAGGATATCGGGACCTGGCCGGCAGCGTCATCCCTGACGACCGGCACGCTTACCGCCCTCAGTGATCTCCATGTCTGGCTGGGTTTGAAGAACAGCGACGATCAAGGCACGCAATTCGATCTCCGGGCTGAGGTGCTCAAGAACGGCGCTGTGATCGCGACGGGCCTCACCCGCTGCATCACCGGGATTGTGCGCAATGCCAACCAAGCCAAGGAAGCTATCGTGGCCTTCGGCTCCGTGCCCTCCATCCCGTTCGACGGCACGACGGATCAGCTCGCGATCAAGATCTCCACCCGCATCGGAACGAACCCCAACGACACCAAGTGCCCCGGCCACAACAACGCCGTCGGCCTGCGGCTGTATTTCGATGCCGCGAATCGCCAAGCCCGGTTCGACGCGACGTTCGTGACGCAACAAACGCCGACCATCACGAACTTTACGCCCACGGAAGGCCCTGCCGGGACCTCTGTCACGATCACGGGAACCAATTTCGACCCGGTGCCGGCCAACAACACCGTGAAGTTTAATGGCGTCACAGCCGCTGTGACGGCTGCCTCTGCCATCAGCCTCACTGCCACCGTGCCGGTTGGGGCGACGACCGGCCCCATCACCGTCACGACGGCAGCCGGCACAGCCACCAGCGCCACGAACTTCACCGTGCTCGCGGCACCGGCCATCACCGGGTTTTCGCCAGCGACGGGCCGCGCAGGCGTCACGGTGACCGTTACCGGCACGAACTTCGTGAACGTCCAATCCGTCACGTTCAACGGCATTCCCGCGACGAGCGTGATCGTCCAGAATGCCACGACGCTCGCGGCCGTCGTCCCGCCCGCCGCAACGACCGGCCCGCTGGCGGTCGCTACGGCCGGCGGAGTTGCGACCTCGACCGGACATTTCGTCGTGATTCCCACGCAGGACATGCAGCTGAGCGTGCTCCCTGCCACGATTACGATCCCATCATCCGGCGAGGCCTCATTCGCCGTTGCGCTCGCCGGCAGCGGCGGATTTACCAACGTGGCGACCCTGGCCGCGACGGGTCTGCCCGGCGGGATGACGGCGTCGTTCCGCAACGCCACGCTGACCGCGGGACAGAGTACGAGACTGACCGTCACGACAAACGGCGCCGTTCCTGCCGGCCCGATCTCGCTGACCGTGACGGCGACGGGGCTGGTGAACGGTGTGTCGACGACACGCTCGGTGCCGGTTACCGCCCAGGTGCTGGCTTCGGGCGTCACCATGCTCGTGGGATTGGTGCTGGATGAAGACGATCAACCGGTCAAAGGCGCGCTCGTCACGCTGGGCGCGATGCAGGCCAGCACCGACGACGGCGGCAACTTTGCGATGCAGAACCCGCCGGTGGGCGCCGAGCAACTGCTGCTCATCGATGGAGGACCGGCTTCCACGCCGCAGCACAGTCTGCCGGTGATTCCCTACAAAGTGACCATCGTCGCCGGACAGGCCAACGTGCTCAGCTTCGTTCCGCACCTGCATTTTCAAAAGACCACCGGCCTGGTGGATATTTCCAACAGCGGCGTCGAACGCCTCGTGACCGATCCCGAGCTGCCCGGTTTCCAGATGACGATTCCCGCCGGCGCCGTCATTACCGGTTGGGATCACCAGGAGAATACGCAGGTTTCCGTCCGGCAGGTGCCGTTGGATCGCACGCCTATCCCTCCGCTGCCTGGAGACCGGGTCGGAGTCAGCAGCTATATGGACTACTTCGACAAACCGGGGGGCGGCACGCCGTCCGAACCGATTCCGATCACCTTTCCCAACGATCTCGGGGCGCCGCCCGGCACACAGGTGGAGCTGTGGTATTACGATGAGGCGCCGGACGGCTCGCGGCCCAACCAGATGGCGCAGTACGGCACCGGCACCGTGTCCGCCAACGGCAGCCAGATCGTACCGGACATCGATCCCGCCACCGGGAAGCCCTTCGGCCAGCCGCGATTCTGTTGCGGGTCCGTGATGCCCGCGTGGTTACGGACGCTGCTGGATTTTGTGTCAGGGCTCGTCGGCGGCCCGGCGGTGGCGGCGGGAGGCGAAGGAGAAGCGGGGGGCGATCCCGTCGACCTCGGCACAGGAATCTTCGTGCTCAAGAAGACGGACCTGGTGCTACCGGGACGATTGCCGGTGACGATCACGCGCACCTACCGGACATTGGGGACGAATCTGGGTCCGTTTGGCCTCGGCACCAGCCATACTTACGACGTCATCCTGCGGCAGGACGGAGACCTGCGGCGGCTGTTGTTGCCCGGCGGCGCCCGGGTGGCCTTTCCCAAGCAACCCGACGGGACGTTCCGCAATCTGACGGACCCGGCCTATCGCGGCGCGGTACTCACGGAAGGCGGCGGCGGGCACAGTCTCCGATTCAAGGATGGCGCGGTCTGGGCCTTCGGCCCGCCCTCCTTCAACGTGTCGTTCCTCATCGCCCAAGCCGACCGCAACGGCAACCAGCTCACCTTCACTCGCACGGGCTCCACCGGTACGCTCACCACGATCACCGACGCCGTGGGCCGGCAGGTCCAATTCACCTATATAAACGATCGCGTCACGGAGATCCTCGATCCCCTCGGCCGCCGAGTGACCTATGCCTATGACAACAGCGGCCGCCTCGCCACGGTCATGGATCCCGAAGGCGGCGTCACCCGCTACACCTACGACACGCAGGGCCGCATGCTTACGTTGACCGATGCGCGGGGCCTCACGTTCCTGACGAACGAGTACGACGGCGCGGGCCGGGTGAGCCGGCAGACCCAAGCGGACGGCGGCCTCTGGCAATTCGCTTACCAGACGAACAGCGGAGTCATCACGCAAACCACCGTCACGGATCCTCGGGGACATGTCACGACCGGCCGGTTTAACGGTCAGGGCTATACGCTGGAACGCACCGACGGCCAGGGGCAAGCGACCCGGTCGCTCCGTGACGTGGCGACCAACCAGGTCCTCGCCACGACCGATCCGCTTGGCCGCACGACCCAATTCGAGTACGATGCGGCGGGGAACGTGACGAAAATTGTGGATCCCGCGCTGCATGAGACCCGCTTCACGTACGACGCGCAGTTTAATCGCGTGACGACGATCACGGATGCGTTGAACCACGTCACGGAATTCACCTACGACCCGGCCAACGGGAACCTCCTCACGGTGAAAGACCCGCTGAACCATGTCACGACGATCACGTACAATGCGTTTGGCCAGCCGCTGACGGTCACCGATCCGCTGACTCACCAGACGACGTTTGCCTACGATGCCAATGGCAATCTCATCACCACGACGGATCCCCTGGGGAACGCCACGCAGCGGGCCTACGATGCGGTGAGTCGATTGACCAACCTCACTGACCCCCGGCAACTCCAGACCCAATTCCGGTACGATGGGTTGAATCGGGTGACCGAGATCGCGGACGCGCGGCAGGGGATCACTAGATTTGGTTATGATCCGAACGGAAACTTACTGTCGGTCCAAGACGCGAAGCTCCAGCCGACGACGTATACCTATGATTCCATGGATCGGCTGGGGACGAGAACAGATGCGCTGGATCGGAGCGAGAGTTATCACTATGATCCAGCCGGGAATCTGACACAGTTCACCGACCGCAAGAGCCAACCCGCGACCTTTACCTACGACGCGCTCGACCGAAGAACGCGGGCGGACTATGCGGACAGCTCCTTCACGACATTCACATATGATGCTGTCGGGCGGCTGACCCGGGCGACAGATTCCGTTTCTGGAGCGATCGACTTCTTCTATGACAACTTGGACCGGCTGATCCTCGAAGTCACCCCGCTAGGTGCGGTTGCCTATGCGTACGATGCGATCGGTCGGCGAACCACTATGACGGTGGCCGGTCAGGCGCCGGTCACCTATCAGTACGATGCGGCGAGTCGATTGACCCAGGTGGTGCAGGGTTCGTTGATTGTGGGAATTGGATACGATGCGGCAGGACGAAGAACCAGTTTGACGTATTCAAACGGCACGAGCACGGCGTACACGTATGACAATGCCAGCCGCCTCACGCACATCCTGCACCAAGGGCCAAGTGTGACGACTATTGAAGAGCTGACCTATACCTATGATGCGGCCGGAAACCGCACTTCACTGACACGCGCGAATAGCACCGCATCGCTCTTGCCGGCCGCCGTCGCCTCGGCCACCTACGACGCGGCGAATCAGCAAACAGCGTTTGCCGGGACCACACACACGTTCGATGCCAACGGGAACCTGACGAACGATGGGACGAACACCTACACCTGGGATGCCCGGAATCGGCTGATTGGGCTCAGCGGGGGGGCGACTGCCAGCTTTAGCTATGATCCTCTTGGCAGGAGGTTTAGTAAGACACTCGGCGGTGTGACGACGCAATTTGTCTATGATGGAAACGATATCGCGCAGGAACTTCAGAGTGGAGTGTCCGTGGCAGCGTACCTGCGATCATTGAACATCGATGAGCCGTTTATCCGGCAAACAGGAAGCGGCAATGAGCATTATCACGCAGATGTGTTGGGCAGCAGTCTGGCATTGAGCGATGCACAGGGTGCCTCATCGACAACGTATACCTACGAGCCATTTGGCAAGACAACGGTGACAGGGACAAGTGTAAATATGTTCCAATTCACGGGCAGAGAAAACGATGAGACCGGGCTCTATTATTACAGGGCGAGGTACTACTCTCCAAGGTTCCAACGTTTTACAAGAGAAGATCCCATACGGCTCCGTGGGAAGCAACTAAACATATACGCCTATGTGAAAAATAATCCTATTGTCCTCAAGGATCCTACCGGCTTAACAGCCTGTGCGTGTGGTGAAATAGCAACAGTGATCACTCGTGTTGGCCCTCTTGGTGCCCTAATAGGAAATCATCTAGCTGATGAAGCTCGAACTCTTGCGGCCAGCATGGCAGGAAGCGGACAGGTTCCTCATAATAACCAATTTGATGCTTTTAGGCATTGCTATTGGTCTTGCCGAATGACTCAAGTGATGACCCCAGATGCAGCTGCGATTATCGGTGACATCCATGAGGAGTGTGACTCGGTGCAACTCCCGCAAGAGTACAACATGGATTCGTATAACAATATGGTAGGAAGAACTTTTGGCATGCCAGGCACTGATTGTAGAAGCGCATGCACTGGAGCAATGCAAGGAGGAGTGCTTCAAACCTTTCCTTACTAG